One genomic region from Portunus trituberculatus isolate SZX2019 chromosome 3, ASM1759143v1, whole genome shotgun sequence encodes:
- the LOC123507884 gene encoding CCAAT/enhancer-binding protein gamma-like: MSPKMEGLSGESSEESSHSGMSSRRIVKNTEEYRKRRERNNQAVKKSRLKTKKKTQEMVDRVTQLRNENEELEENIKILNKELGLLKGLFLEHAGNAHGVRLNEAELARMLDEDLEVDKGVALLMNLSQGSSPQNKWN; encoded by the exons ATGTCCCCCAAGATGGAAGGTCTTAGTGGTGAGAGCAGTGAGGAGTCGTCCCACAGTGGCATGTCCTCGCGCCGCATCGTCAAGAACACCGAAGAGTACCGCAA aCGTCGTGAGCGCAACAACCAGGCAGTGAAGAAGTCGCGtttgaagacgaagaagaagacgcaGGAAATGGTGGACCGCGTCACTCAGCTGAGGAACGAGAATGAAGAACTGGAGGAGAACATTAAGATTCTCAACAAGGAACTAGGCTTGCTCAAGGGCCTGTTTCTGGAGCATgcag ggaaCGCTCATGGAGTGCGGCTGAACGAGGCAGAGCTGGCCCGGATGCTGGATGAGGACCTTGAGGTGGACAAGGGAGTGGCCCTGCTGATGAACCTCTCCCAAGGCAGCTCCCCCCAGAACAAGTGGAACTAG